One Halobacterium sp. DL1 DNA window includes the following coding sequences:
- a CDS encoding molecular chaperone GrpE codes for MSNDAEQAAGEADADEDVDRGAESETLAARVREHDADLGDEVAQLEGELADAEAEVEDLTERLQSKQADFQNYKQRAKRRQDEIRERATEDLVERMLDVRDNLDRALDEDSGDADGLREGVELTRNEFDRVLDSEGVEEIAPDPGADVDAQRHEVMMRVDSDEPEGTVAELYRSGYEMGGKVLRTAQVTVSDGSSGK; via the coding sequence ATGAGCAACGACGCGGAGCAGGCCGCCGGGGAGGCGGACGCCGACGAGGACGTGGACCGGGGAGCGGAGTCGGAGACGCTGGCAGCCCGCGTCCGCGAGCACGACGCGGACCTCGGCGACGAGGTGGCCCAACTGGAGGGCGAGCTGGCGGACGCCGAGGCGGAGGTCGAGGACCTTACCGAGCGCCTCCAGAGCAAGCAGGCGGACTTCCAGAACTACAAGCAGCGCGCGAAGCGCCGGCAGGACGAGATTCGCGAGCGCGCCACCGAGGACCTCGTCGAGCGCATGCTCGACGTGCGGGACAACCTCGACCGGGCGCTCGACGAGGACAGCGGCGACGCGGACGGACTCCGCGAGGGCGTCGAACTGACGCGCAACGAGTTCGACCGCGTGCTCGACTCGGAGGGCGTCGAGGAGATAGCGCCGGACCCGGGTGCGGACGTGGACGCGCAGCGCCACGAGGTGATGATGCGGGTCGATTCCGACGAACCCGAGGGAACAGTCGCAGAGCTCTACCGGTCGGGCTACGAGATGGGCGGGAAGGTGCTCCGAACGGCGCAGGTCACGGTGAGCGACGGGAGTAGCGGCAAGTAG
- a CDS encoding helicase, with protein MTVRLAFEDGTLRVESDGQDFPDLEALPGVEYDERTETGRAPAHRYADVVDYLDHRDIPFEDDALAADPLDVASAYELRDYQRDALDAWEANDRRGVLELPTGSGKTVIGLKAIEAVGQSALVVVPTIDLLVQWKRELAREFDCDIGQLGGGEQTVGPVTVATYDSAYLRADDLGDRFALVVFDEVHHLGGEGFRDIARMLVAPARMGLTATFERPDNAHVVIADLVGDAVYRISADDLAGEHLAAYDVKRIEVPLTDAERERYEDAQGTFTNYLQQSSVQLRSGSDYQELVKRSGTDPRAREALLAKQRARRIVRESDAKVAELQKILDRHRRDRVIVFTASTDLVYRLSERFLLPAVTHETGAPERREILEKFRDGTYSRVVTANVLDEGVDVPDANVAVVFAGSGSEREFTQRLGRVLRPKDDGGRALLYELVSADTAEERVADRRR; from the coding sequence GTGACGGTCCGTCTCGCGTTCGAGGACGGGACGCTCCGCGTCGAGAGCGACGGCCAAGACTTCCCGGACCTCGAAGCCCTCCCAGGGGTCGAGTACGACGAGCGCACGGAGACCGGTCGCGCACCAGCCCACCGCTACGCCGACGTCGTCGACTACCTCGACCACCGGGACATCCCCTTCGAGGACGACGCGCTCGCCGCGGACCCGCTCGACGTCGCGTCGGCCTACGAACTCCGGGACTACCAGCGCGACGCGCTCGACGCCTGGGAGGCAAACGACCGCCGGGGCGTGCTCGAACTCCCCACCGGTTCCGGGAAGACGGTTATCGGGCTGAAGGCCATCGAAGCCGTGGGACAGAGCGCGCTCGTCGTCGTCCCGACCATCGACCTGCTCGTCCAGTGGAAGCGCGAACTCGCCCGGGAGTTCGACTGCGACATCGGCCAGTTGGGCGGCGGCGAGCAGACTGTGGGCCCGGTGACGGTCGCGACGTACGACTCCGCGTACCTCCGCGCGGACGACCTGGGTGACCGGTTCGCGCTCGTCGTCTTCGACGAGGTCCACCACCTCGGCGGCGAGGGGTTCCGCGACATCGCCCGGATGCTGGTCGCGCCCGCCCGGATGGGCCTCACCGCGACGTTCGAGCGCCCGGACAACGCCCACGTCGTCATCGCGGACCTCGTCGGCGACGCCGTCTACCGCATCTCCGCGGACGACCTGGCAGGCGAGCACCTCGCGGCGTACGACGTCAAGCGCATCGAGGTGCCGCTCACCGACGCGGAGCGCGAGCGCTACGAGGACGCCCAGGGCACGTTCACGAACTACCTCCAGCAGTCGAGCGTGCAGTTGCGCTCGGGCAGCGACTACCAGGAACTCGTCAAGCGCTCGGGCACCGACCCCCGGGCGCGGGAGGCGCTACTCGCCAAGCAGCGCGCCCGCCGCATCGTCCGGGAGAGCGACGCCAAGGTCGCGGAACTGCAGAAGATTCTCGACCGCCACCGTCGGGACAGGGTCATCGTGTTCACGGCGTCGACAGACCTCGTCTACCGTCTCTCCGAGCGGTTCCTGCTGCCGGCAGTCACCCACGAGACGGGCGCCCCCGAACGCCGTGAGATTCTCGAGAAGTTCCGGGACGGGACGTACTCGCGGGTCGTGACCGCGAACGTCCTCGACGAGGGCGTCGACGTGCCGGACGCGAACGTCGCGGTGGTGTTCGCGGGCAGCGGGAGCGAGCGGGAGTTCACGCAGCGACTCGGGCGCGTGCTGCGGCCGAAAGACGACGGTGGCCGGGCACTGTTGTACGAACTGGTGAGCGCGGACACCGCAGAAGAGCGCGTCGCCGACCGCCGTCGTTAG
- a CDS encoding SAM-dependent methyltransferase, with protein sequence MDALSRYEPIIDDFDAFLDACERPLPTTVRVNPIKATTDRVVEALDDEGVGVERRDWHRGVLELDTDKPGNTWPYVHGWMHGQEEVSSVPPAVLDPQPGDVVWDSCAAPGGKTAQLAAEIDDRGLVVANDDNLGRLSALRGNCDRLGVTSAAVTNGDARRTTLDAFPNVDAFDAALVDAPCTCEGTIRKNPDALESAGASASRNLGRLQSDILERAVELTREGGSVVYSTCTFAPEENEAVVDAVLDAADCRLVDFDTGLTSAPGLTEWDDEAYDESLTKTRRYYPHLNDTGGFFAAKLEVTA encoded by the coding sequence ATGGACGCGCTCTCGCGGTACGAGCCGATCATCGACGACTTCGACGCGTTCCTCGACGCCTGCGAGCGCCCGCTGCCGACGACGGTCCGCGTGAACCCGATCAAGGCGACGACCGACCGCGTGGTCGAGGCCCTCGACGACGAGGGGGTCGGCGTGGAGCGCCGCGACTGGCACCGGGGCGTCCTCGAATTGGACACCGACAAGCCCGGCAACACGTGGCCGTACGTCCACGGCTGGATGCACGGCCAGGAGGAGGTCTCCTCGGTCCCGCCCGCCGTGCTCGACCCCCAGCCCGGCGACGTGGTCTGGGACTCGTGTGCGGCGCCCGGCGGCAAGACCGCGCAGCTCGCCGCCGAGATAGACGATCGGGGGCTGGTGGTCGCGAACGACGACAACCTCGGACGGCTCTCCGCACTCCGGGGGAACTGCGACCGCCTCGGCGTCACGTCGGCGGCGGTGACGAACGGGGACGCCCGCCGTACGACTCTCGACGCGTTCCCGAACGTGGACGCCTTCGACGCCGCGCTCGTGGACGCCCCCTGCACCTGCGAGGGGACGATTCGGAAGAACCCCGACGCCCTTGAGAGCGCGGGCGCGTCGGCCAGCCGGAACCTCGGCCGACTCCAGTCGGACATCCTCGAGCGCGCCGTCGAACTCACCCGCGAGGGCGGCAGCGTGGTCTACTCGACGTGCACGTTCGCCCCCGAGGAGAACGAGGCCGTCGTCGACGCCGTCCTCGACGCGGCGGACTGCCGACTCGTCGACTTCGACACCGGCCTGACGTCTGCGCCCGGACTCACCGAGTGGGACGACGAGGCCTACGACGAGTCGCTGACGAAGACGCGGCGCTACTACCCCCACCTCAACGACACGGGCGGGTTCTTCGCCGCGAAACTGGAGGTGACGGCGTGA
- a CDS encoding 3-isopropylmalate dehydratase, translating to MAQVRVKSELDLDSPTLVEGLPGIGLVGKIATDHLVDTLDMTYVASVDCASIPQVTIYDEGARHVLPPVRIYANESEDVLALQSDVPISRGGGDEFAECITAWLQDNDVTPLYLSGLPQADYEPGDVPEVFGIGTGDAVARLDDLDVGRPPERGIVGGPTGALINRAGEYGLDAIGLVVDSDPQFPDPAAAKHLIQDAIEPLSGVDVSTEDLVEHAEDIRDQKEQFAQRMQEANEEESTQAQPMRMFQ from the coding sequence ATGGCTCAAGTCCGCGTCAAGTCCGAACTGGACCTCGACTCCCCGACGCTCGTGGAGGGCCTCCCCGGAATCGGCCTCGTCGGCAAGATCGCCACCGACCACCTCGTCGACACCCTCGACATGACCTACGTCGCCAGCGTCGACTGCGCGAGCATCCCGCAGGTCACCATCTACGACGAGGGCGCCCGCCACGTCCTCCCGCCCGTCCGCATCTACGCGAACGAGTCCGAGGACGTCCTTGCGCTCCAGAGCGATGTCCCCATCTCCCGGGGCGGCGGCGACGAGTTCGCGGAGTGCATCACGGCGTGGCTGCAGGACAACGACGTCACGCCGCTGTACCTCAGCGGCCTCCCCCAGGCCGACTACGAACCCGGGGACGTCCCCGAGGTCTTCGGCATCGGCACCGGCGACGCCGTCGCGCGTCTCGACGATCTGGACGTCGGCCGGCCCCCCGAACGCGGCATCGTCGGCGGGCCCACGGGCGCCCTCATCAACCGCGCCGGCGAGTACGGCCTCGACGCCATCGGCCTTGTCGTCGACTCCGACCCCCAGTTCCCCGACCCCGCCGCCGCCAAACACCTCATCCAGGACGCCATCGAACCGCTCTCCGGCGTCGACGTCTCCACCGAGGACCTGGTCGAGCACGCCGAGGACATCCGCGACCAGAAAGAGCAGTTCGCCCAACGCATGCAGGAGGCCAACGAGGAGGAGTCGACGCAAGCACAGCCGATGCGGATGTTCCAATAG
- a CDS encoding aspartate aminotransferase, with translation MSEFSARVEQVSISGIREVFEAAGEDAINLGLGQPDFPTPEHARQAAVDAIESGKADGYTSNRGTPELVDAIVEKHARDQGVDVAPEGVIATAGGSEALHIALEAHVDPGEEVLFPDPGFVSYDALTRIAGGEPVGLPLRDDLTLDPATVEERITDDTAAFIVNSPSNPTGAVQTPNDMREFARIADEHDVLCISDEVYEHIVFEGEHRSPIEFAETDNVVVVNACSKTYSMTGWRLGWIAASERRAERMLRVHQYAQACASAPAQYAAEAALSGPQGVVDEMVASFQERRDVLLDGLEEMGLEVPTPHGAFYAMPKVPDGWVDEVLDRGVVVVPGSAFGDEGEGYVRISYATDMAEIRDALDAMREATAAVT, from the coding sequence ATGTCAGAGTTCTCGGCGCGGGTAGAGCAGGTATCCATCAGCGGCATCCGGGAAGTGTTCGAGGCGGCGGGTGAGGACGCCATCAACCTCGGTCTGGGACAGCCGGACTTCCCGACACCAGAGCACGCGCGACAGGCGGCCGTGGACGCCATCGAGTCCGGGAAAGCCGACGGCTACACGTCGAACCGCGGGACGCCCGAACTCGTCGACGCTATCGTCGAGAAGCACGCGCGCGACCAGGGGGTCGACGTGGCTCCAGAGGGCGTCATCGCCACTGCGGGAGGGAGCGAGGCGCTCCACATCGCGCTCGAAGCCCACGTCGACCCCGGTGAGGAGGTGCTGTTCCCGGACCCCGGCTTCGTCTCCTACGACGCGCTCACCCGCATCGCTGGCGGCGAACCAGTGGGGCTCCCGCTGCGCGACGACCTGACTCTCGACCCGGCCACCGTGGAGGAGCGCATCACCGACGACACGGCGGCGTTCATCGTCAACAGCCCGTCGAATCCGACCGGCGCGGTGCAGACGCCCAACGACATGCGGGAGTTCGCGCGCATCGCCGACGAACACGACGTGCTCTGCATCAGCGACGAGGTGTACGAGCACATCGTTTTCGAGGGCGAGCACCGCTCCCCGATCGAGTTCGCGGAGACCGACAACGTGGTCGTCGTCAACGCCTGCTCGAAGACGTACTCGATGACCGGGTGGCGACTGGGCTGGATCGCCGCCAGCGAGCGCCGCGCGGAGCGGATGCTGCGCGTCCACCAGTACGCCCAGGCCTGTGCCAGCGCGCCGGCCCAGTACGCAGCGGAGGCCGCGCTCTCGGGCCCGCAGGGCGTCGTCGACGAGATGGTCGCGTCGTTCCAGGAGCGCCGCGACGTGCTCCTCGACGGCCTCGAGGAGATGGGCCTGGAGGTACCGACGCCCCACGGTGCGTTCTATGCGATGCCAAAGGTCCCCGACGGCTGGGTGGACGAGGTGCTCGACCGCGGCGTCGTCGTCGTCCCCGGCAGTGCGTTCGGCGACGAGGGCGAGGGGTACGTCCGCATCTCCTACGCGACGGACATGGCCGAAATCCGGGACGCACTCGACGCGATGCGCGAAGCGACGGCGGCTGTGACGTAG